One window from the genome of Roseomonas haemaphysalidis encodes:
- a CDS encoding MBL fold metallo-hydrolase has translation MASKRPAVTGFYHQDTSSIAYVVADPVTGRCAIIDPVLDFDRAYRSTHTAFADRMVTFVREQGMVVDWILDTHPHADHFSAAAYLKDVFGAPTGIGEHVKRVQDIWRRIYHLPDLPADGSQWDRLFKDGDRFQIGHLEAEVFFSPGHTAASVTYVVCDAAFVHDTLFMPDGGTARTDFPGGDTHALYHSIQRILTLPPETRVYTGHDYQPGGREPRWESTVAEQVTHNVHLRGGVTEEAFVQMREARDRTLAFPALLLDALQINLRGGRMPEPEANGISYLKIPLNQFRSTVCAATHTVQDKL, from the coding sequence ATGGCCAGCAAACGTCCGGCGGTGACAGGCTTTTATCACCAGGATACCAGCAGCATCGCCTATGTCGTCGCGGATCCGGTGACGGGGCGGTGTGCCATCATCGATCCCGTCCTCGACTTCGACCGGGCTTACCGCAGCACCCACACGGCTTTTGCAGATCGGATGGTGACCTTCGTGCGCGAGCAGGGAATGGTCGTGGATTGGATCCTGGATACCCACCCCCACGCGGATCACTTCTCAGCTGCCGCTTATCTGAAGGACGTGTTCGGTGCTCCGACCGGTATCGGCGAGCATGTGAAACGGGTGCAGGATATCTGGAGACGCATCTATCACCTTCCCGACCTACCTGCCGACGGGTCTCAATGGGACCGACTATTCAAGGATGGTGACCGCTTCCAGATCGGTCATCTCGAGGCAGAGGTCTTCTTCTCTCCAGGGCATACCGCAGCTTCCGTCACCTATGTCGTCTGTGACGCCGCTTTCGTGCATGACACGCTCTTTATGCCCGATGGTGGCACCGCGAGGACCGACTTCCCCGGAGGCGACACTCATGCGCTTTATCACAGCATCCAACGCATCCTGACATTGCCGCCGGAGACACGGGTCTACACTGGCCACGATTACCAGCCTGGTGGTCGTGAGCCGCGCTGGGAGTCGACGGTCGCGGAGCAAGTCACCCACAACGTCCACCTCCGCGGTGGTGTGACAGAAGAAGCTTTCGTTCAGATGCGCGAAGCGCGTGACCGTACGCTAGCGTTTCCAGCTCTGCTGCTTGACGCGCTTCAGATCAACCTCAGAGGAGGGCGTATGCCTGAGCCGGAAGCGAACGGTATCTCTTATCTGAAAATCCCCCTCAATCAATTCCGTAGCACCGTCTGCGCGGCGACCCACACCGTTCAGGATAAACTGTAG
- a CDS encoding helix-turn-helix transcriptional regulator: MPDPLAQVVELLKPTASFSKLVTGTGRWIVHRSIHGHPFYLVVLDGVCRLAVHGQESIILETGDFVLVPAAHDFVVSSLEPPLPGTEAPPVEVSPGVFRLGSPDQAPDVRALVGHCAFGSEDAHLLVSLLPRLLHARGHRRLTTLGELLDDETRGNRPGRDVILSRLLEVLLIEALRTTTGAAAPPGLLRGLADERLATALRQLHDQPTRNWTVAELAREAALSRSAFFERFRREVGVAPMEYLLGWRMALAKNLLRQGGAGVAETAERVGYSSASTFSVAFSRHVGVPPVHYARARQASVGTLN; the protein is encoded by the coding sequence ATGCCCGATCCGCTCGCCCAGGTCGTTGAACTGCTCAAGCCCACTGCATCGTTCTCCAAGCTCGTCACTGGTACGGGCCGGTGGATCGTGCACCGCTCGATCCATGGGCACCCGTTTTACCTTGTGGTGCTCGACGGCGTCTGTCGCCTGGCAGTTCATGGACAGGAATCGATCATCCTCGAGACAGGCGACTTCGTCCTCGTCCCTGCGGCCCACGACTTCGTCGTCTCGAGCCTTGAACCGCCCCTTCCTGGCACGGAGGCGCCGCCGGTCGAGGTCAGTCCCGGCGTGTTCCGCCTGGGTAGCCCGGACCAAGCGCCCGATGTGCGCGCCCTTGTCGGTCACTGCGCTTTCGGCTCGGAGGACGCGCACCTGCTGGTATCGCTCCTGCCGCGGCTCCTTCACGCCCGCGGACACAGGAGGCTCACGACGCTAGGAGAACTGCTGGATGACGAGACGCGTGGCAACCGGCCGGGCCGCGATGTGATCCTGTCGCGGCTGCTCGAGGTCCTGCTGATCGAGGCGCTGCGTACCACCACTGGAGCCGCCGCCCCGCCAGGCCTGCTGCGAGGTCTTGCCGACGAGCGCCTTGCCACAGCCCTGCGGCAGCTACACGATCAACCGACGCGGAACTGGACGGTGGCCGAGTTGGCCAGAGAGGCAGCCCTTTCGCGGTCGGCCTTCTTCGAACGGTTCCGACGCGAGGTGGGCGTGGCGCCCATGGAATACCTGTTGGGCTGGCGCATGGCGCTCGCGAAGAACCTATTGCGCCAGGGCGGAGCCGGTGTGGCGGAAACGGCCGAGCGGGTAGGCTACAGCTCGGCGAGCACGTTCAGCGTGGCCTTCTCCCGCCACGTCGGCGTTCCACCCGTTCACTACGCCAGAGCGCGCCAGGCAAGTGTGGGCACCCTGAACTAG
- a CDS encoding AtaL-like protein translates to MIYSSATVAVNPEGEISLTRAQAWEGLVLKARDARLFLPPGLCTSCEVVEESTTHIVREAMIGGTNLREIIAFEHESKVTFFQATGPREGAIINELFEDEDGALQLRFYCFLGLRGKEPDGPEERTEQAQFDSDQGYKAALLSTLKRTRELMVENWI, encoded by the coding sequence ATGATTTATTCGTCCGCCACCGTCGCGGTGAATCCGGAAGGCGAAATCTCACTGACCCGCGCCCAGGCCTGGGAGGGACTGGTCCTCAAGGCGCGTGATGCCCGCCTATTCCTGCCACCCGGTCTCTGCACCAGTTGCGAAGTCGTAGAGGAGAGTACGACGCATATCGTGCGCGAGGCCATGATCGGAGGCACCAACCTGCGCGAGATCATCGCCTTCGAGCACGAAAGCAAGGTCACTTTCTTCCAGGCGACCGGTCCGCGCGAGGGTGCCATCATCAACGAACTGTTCGAGGATGAAGACGGGGCGCTCCAACTCCGCTTCTACTGCTTCCTCGGCCTCCGCGGGAAGGAGCCGGACGGTCCCGAGGAGAGGACCGAGCAGGCACAGTTCGACAGTGACCAGGGCTATAAGGCTGCCTTGCTGTCGACGCTGAAGCGCACCCGTGAGCTAATGGTCGAAAACTGGATCTGA
- a CDS encoding IclR family transcriptional regulator codes for MPQAPLNPGPVRSALRALDLLALVNRMGPMTHAALAKAMGVPKSSLTLLVRTLADEGYLVADGRAWRTGPALSRLAAPKPGPNSAALVRPVVRRLSDEAEESAGFVALEGTMGRVLVSAVARHPLTYAYRVGQLLPLHATSWGKVLLAAMSKIELEDYLAQAARERFTVHTITDADALRAEVMRIGPDGLGRSREERHLGIIGFARLARSGDGTLLGQSTWHCRVFGARLLQRRASSRRSTEPQLVSQSSS; via the coding sequence ATGCCTCAGGCGCCTCTAAATCCTGGTCCTGTTCGATCTGCACTGCGTGCGCTCGACCTGCTCGCCCTTGTGAACAGGATGGGACCGATGACCCATGCGGCACTGGCGAAGGCCATGGGGGTGCCTAAGAGCAGCCTGACCCTCCTGGTGCGAACCCTGGCCGACGAGGGATATCTCGTCGCGGACGGACGCGCTTGGCGCACCGGACCGGCCCTGTCCAGGCTCGCGGCGCCAAAGCCTGGCCCGAATTCGGCTGCTTTGGTCCGCCCTGTGGTGCGCCGCCTTTCGGACGAGGCGGAGGAGAGCGCGGGGTTCGTGGCGCTGGAGGGCACGATGGGGCGGGTGCTGGTCTCCGCCGTGGCGCGGCACCCGCTAACCTACGCCTACCGTGTCGGGCAGCTCCTGCCACTGCACGCGACGTCTTGGGGCAAGGTGCTCCTTGCTGCGATGTCCAAGATCGAGTTGGAGGACTACCTCGCACAAGCTGCGCGCGAGCGCTTCACAGTGCACACCATCACAGACGCTGATGCCTTGCGCGCGGAGGTCATGCGGATCGGGCCAGACGGACTTGGCCGCAGCCGGGAAGAACGCCACCTTGGCATCATCGGCTTCGCCCGTCTGGCACGCAGCGGCGATGGCACGCTGTTGGGGCAATCAACGTGGCACTGCCGAGTGTTCGGTGCTCGGTTGCTACAGAGGCGCGCATCGTCGCGGCGCTCCACCGAGCCGCAGCTAGTCTCGCAATCCAGCTCGTAG
- a CDS encoding SDR family oxidoreductase, whose product MTILVTGATGNVGRQVVQQLTKRGADVRALVRDPSKASFPEGVAVVQGDLLDVDPLRAAFSGVSTLFLLNAVVPDEFTQALIALNVAREAGIERIVYLSVFEGERYVNVPHFAGKFAVERMIEAMGLPATILRPAYFIDNDAAIKDVITSYGIYPMPIGSKGLAMVDVRDIGEVAAIELIRREQAAAPLPPDRINLVGPDTLTGADVAAIWSDVLGCPIAYPGEDTAGFEANLRGIMPNWMAFDMRLMAERFATIGMVPQAGDVERLTEMLGRPLHSYRDFAARIAAAA is encoded by the coding sequence ATGACCATTCTCGTCACCGGCGCCACCGGCAATGTCGGCCGTCAGGTCGTCCAACAGCTGACGAAGCGCGGCGCTGATGTGCGCGCCCTCGTCCGCGATCCCTCCAAGGCCAGCTTCCCCGAAGGCGTCGCCGTGGTCCAGGGCGACCTGCTCGACGTGGACCCGCTGCGCGCGGCCTTCTCCGGCGTCTCGACGCTCTTCCTGCTGAATGCCGTGGTGCCCGACGAGTTCACCCAGGCGCTGATCGCCCTGAACGTCGCCCGCGAGGCAGGCATCGAGCGGATCGTCTACCTCTCGGTGTTCGAGGGCGAGCGCTACGTCAACGTGCCGCACTTCGCGGGCAAGTTCGCGGTGGAGCGTATGATTGAGGCGATGGGGCTGCCTGCCACCATCCTCCGCCCGGCCTACTTCATCGACAACGACGCGGCGATCAAGGACGTCATCACCAGCTACGGCATCTACCCCATGCCGATCGGCTCCAAGGGCCTCGCCATGGTGGACGTGCGCGACATCGGCGAGGTCGCGGCGATCGAGCTGATCCGCCGCGAGCAGGCCGCCGCGCCGTTGCCACCCGACCGCATCAACCTGGTGGGCCCGGACACGCTAACAGGGGCCGACGTGGCCGCCATCTGGTCGGACGTCCTCGGCTGCCCGATCGCCTACCCCGGCGAGGATACAGCCGGTTTCGAAGCCAACCTGCGAGGCATCATGCCGAACTGGATGGCTTTCGACATGCGCCTGATGGCCGAGCGCTTCGCCACCATCGGCATGGTGCCCCAGGCGGGCGACGTGGAGCGCCTGACCGAGATGCTGGGCCGCCCGCTGCACTCCTACCGCGATTTCGCCGCCCGTATCGCCGCCGCAGCCTGA
- a CDS encoding DUF4286 family protein: protein MTPPAFLALWNGVVPGREAEYETWHSQEHVPERLGAPGFRAACRYRAEDGGGYFTIYELDNLEALDTADYMSLVRDPTPWSTAMRKTLTAFRRLPCETLAAERFGRGGAVATLRIPEVKEEALPLLRRPLTQALAEGSILGFMLGQAAQVGQSYEAFPDAQPPQRETLLFVEATEVGGLQALVQECQKALNGDEFQAGFWRLLQFLERADLRDPNSNRQGSRQDLHVQWSTIG from the coding sequence ATGACGCCCCCTGCATTTCTTGCACTCTGGAACGGCGTCGTGCCCGGTCGCGAAGCCGAGTACGAAACGTGGCACAGTCAGGAGCACGTGCCGGAACGGCTGGGAGCGCCGGGCTTCCGTGCCGCCTGCAGATATCGCGCCGAAGATGGCGGTGGCTATTTTACCATCTACGAGTTGGATAATCTCGAGGCGCTGGACACCGCTGACTACATGTCTCTCGTACGGGACCCGACGCCCTGGTCGACCGCAATGCGCAAGACGCTGACCGCCTTTCGTCGCCTACCCTGCGAAACCTTGGCAGCAGAACGTTTCGGCCGGGGCGGCGCAGTGGCAACATTGCGCATCCCTGAGGTCAAAGAAGAAGCGCTTCCCTTGCTTCGGCGTCCGCTGACTCAAGCATTGGCCGAAGGCAGTATCCTGGGCTTCATGCTGGGCCAGGCAGCGCAGGTCGGGCAGTCCTACGAGGCCTTCCCTGATGCCCAGCCACCCCAGCGCGAAACCTTGCTGTTCGTCGAGGCAACAGAGGTTGGTGGCCTGCAGGCATTAGTTCAGGAATGCCAAAAGGCACTTAATGGAGATGAGTTCCAAGCTGGGTTCTGGCGTCTTCTGCAATTTCTCGAACGCGCCGACCTGAGGGATCCAAATTCAAACCGCCAAGGCTCTCGCCAGGACCTTCACGTGCAGTGGAGCACTATCGGCTAG
- a CDS encoding LysR family transcriptional regulator → MDLLALADFNLVARHEGFGRAARAASRPKATLSRRVAELEASLGLRLFERGARVLRLTQEGRALYERTGRLLAELDEAAVAMASGVDRPRGRLRISAPLLFSQTAMGRLAAEFALKFPEVRLDVTTEDRAVDMVEEGYDLVIRVNPDPDESLVGRVFLNDRLVVVAPPALGRPFDGSPVPAVLRGSSGPDGAWVVRTPTGTSRIVVDPVLRLSSLLMVRDAVRAGVGAARLPVSLVGHDLKAGRLVLWGDVEGPDISLWTLYPSRRLLSARVSAFLDHMKAAFPQGTPEELGAYIEA, encoded by the coding sequence ATGGACCTGCTCGCCTTGGCCGACTTCAATCTCGTCGCCCGTCACGAGGGGTTCGGCCGGGCAGCGCGGGCTGCCAGTCGGCCCAAGGCGACGCTGAGCCGCCGTGTCGCGGAATTGGAGGCCAGCCTCGGCCTGCGCCTGTTCGAGCGCGGCGCCCGCGTCCTCAGGCTGACTCAGGAGGGTCGGGCGCTCTACGAACGGACAGGAAGGCTGCTCGCTGAGCTCGACGAGGCGGCGGTCGCGATGGCGTCAGGGGTGGACAGGCCACGAGGCCGCCTGCGGATCAGTGCTCCCCTGCTTTTCTCCCAGACCGCCATGGGGCGGTTGGCGGCGGAGTTCGCGCTGAAGTTTCCAGAGGTCCGGCTGGACGTCACGACGGAGGACCGAGCGGTCGACATGGTGGAGGAGGGATACGATCTGGTGATCCGGGTCAATCCAGATCCGGACGAGAGCCTCGTCGGGCGGGTCTTCCTGAACGACCGGCTAGTCGTCGTAGCGCCTCCCGCCCTCGGCCGACCGTTCGACGGCTCTCCTGTACCGGCGGTCCTGCGCGGCTCGAGCGGGCCGGACGGGGCATGGGTCGTCAGGACACCGACCGGCACGTCGAGGATCGTGGTGGATCCCGTGCTTCGCCTCTCGTCACTCCTCATGGTTCGCGACGCCGTCCGGGCAGGCGTCGGCGCCGCACGCCTCCCGGTGTCGCTTGTGGGCCACGACCTGAAAGCTGGGAGGTTGGTCCTCTGGGGCGACGTTGAAGGTCCGGACATCTCCCTCTGGACGCTCTACCCCTCACGGCGGCTGCTGAGCGCGCGTGTCTCCGCCTTCCTCGACCACATGAAGGCAGCATTCCCTCAGGGGACTCCGGAGGAGCTGGGGGCCTACATCGAGGCCTGA
- a CDS encoding SDR family oxidoreductase, with amino-acid sequence MNSILITGCSSGFGLETARLFLDRGWTVVATMRTPREDVLPQSERLRILQLDVTDAGSIARAVEAAGPIEVLVNNAGVGLLNALEGVSMDSVREVFETNTLGTIAMTRAVLPQFRERRSGVVVNVTSSVTLKPLHLLSVYTASKAAVNAFTESLALELEPFGMRACLVLPGRSPATSFGSNARTRMGMDIPESYSGLAKQVFAGWQTSTEEVTHAQDVAQAVWRAATDPSCPMRLPAGADAVALAGAG; translated from the coding sequence ATGAATTCCATCCTGATCACCGGCTGCTCGTCCGGCTTCGGCCTCGAGACGGCACGGCTGTTCCTTGACCGCGGCTGGACCGTCGTCGCCACGATGCGCACGCCGCGCGAGGACGTCCTGCCGCAATCTGAACGGCTGCGGATCTTGCAACTCGATGTCACGGATGCGGGCAGCATCGCACGTGCCGTGGAAGCGGCCGGGCCGATCGAGGTCCTGGTCAACAACGCCGGGGTTGGCCTGCTCAACGCGCTGGAAGGCGTGTCGATGGACAGCGTCCGGGAAGTGTTCGAGACCAATACGCTCGGCACCATCGCCATGACCCGGGCCGTGCTACCCCAATTTCGGGAAAGGCGGTCCGGGGTGGTCGTCAATGTAACGTCGAGCGTGACTCTGAAGCCACTGCACCTGCTTTCTGTCTATACCGCCAGCAAGGCCGCAGTGAACGCCTTCACTGAATCTCTTGCACTGGAACTGGAGCCATTTGGCATGCGGGCCTGCTTGGTGCTGCCAGGCCGCTCCCCTGCGACTTCGTTTGGCAGCAATGCCCGCACTCGCATGGGCATGGACATCCCTGAAAGCTATAGCGGATTGGCAAAGCAGGTCTTCGCGGGATGGCAAACATCGACCGAGGAGGTCACGCACGCACAGGACGTGGCACAGGCAGTGTGGCGTGCGGCTACAGATCCATCGTGTCCAATGCGACTTCCAGCCGGGGCTGACGCGGTCGCCTTGGCAGGGGCAGGCTGA
- a CDS encoding zinc-dependent alcohol dehydrogenase — protein MTMLALRKTSPEPGLDFAEVPEPIPQPGEVLVEVEAAGICGTDVHIADWTAGYASMTSAMPVTIGHEFAGRIVELGEDARGVAVGQRVTVRPSTVCGHCAACTAGDPDGCTHRRGIGIGRDGAFAALVRVPAANCVPVPDGMAAELAAMTEPLSVSMHAVDLAAVKPGQRVLVLGPGPIGLGIALFATAAGAEVVLAGVHDEARLTTARAVCDGTAIDLAGADLPNALAAAGQDKPFDAVIEAAGATAAIEGGLRQLRRGGTLVVAGIHARPAPIDLTQLVRMEQSIYGAYRAPVTDWSRVIAFMQRHQDRIQAMITHRLSLADAKEGFVLLRSRAASKVILRA, from the coding sequence ATGACCATGCTGGCACTGCGCAAGACTTCTCCCGAGCCCGGCCTCGACTTCGCCGAAGTACCCGAACCCATACCGCAACCTGGCGAGGTGCTCGTGGAAGTCGAAGCCGCAGGCATCTGCGGCACCGACGTGCATATCGCGGATTGGACGGCGGGCTATGCTTCCATGACATCAGCCATGCCGGTGACGATCGGGCACGAGTTTGCAGGTCGCATCGTCGAGCTTGGGGAGGATGCCCGGGGCGTCGCCGTGGGACAGCGGGTGACGGTGCGTCCCTCCACCGTGTGCGGTCACTGTGCCGCCTGCACAGCAGGCGATCCGGACGGCTGCACCCACCGGCGCGGCATCGGGATCGGACGGGACGGCGCCTTCGCCGCACTGGTCCGAGTGCCTGCTGCGAACTGCGTGCCCGTGCCGGATGGGATGGCTGCCGAACTTGCGGCGATGACCGAGCCCTTGAGCGTCTCCATGCACGCGGTGGACCTAGCGGCGGTCAAGCCGGGCCAAAGGGTGCTTGTACTGGGCCCAGGCCCCATTGGTTTAGGCATCGCCCTCTTCGCGACGGCAGCGGGCGCTGAAGTCGTGCTCGCCGGGGTTCATGACGAGGCGCGCCTGACGACCGCCAGGGCAGTCTGTGATGGGACAGCGATCGACCTAGCAGGGGCCGACCTTCCAAATGCTTTGGCCGCAGCCGGGCAAGACAAGCCGTTCGATGCGGTGATTGAGGCCGCTGGCGCCACGGCAGCGATCGAGGGTGGCTTACGGCAGCTGCGTCGGGGCGGCACCCTGGTGGTCGCGGGTATCCACGCTCGCCCAGCGCCTATCGACCTGACGCAGCTGGTGCGAATGGAACAGTCAATCTACGGCGCCTATCGCGCGCCTGTTACCGACTGGTCCCGTGTGATCGCCTTCATGCAGCGGCATCAGGACCGCATACAGGCGATGATCACACATCGTCTGTCGCTGGCTGATGCAAAGGAAGGTTTTGTTCTCTTGCGAAGCCGAGCTGCCTCCAAGGTGATCTTGCGCGCATGA
- a CDS encoding Bug family tripartite tricarboxylate transporter substrate binding protein, which yields MNPAVKMYHAVSRRDLLRGMSAAGGLALLPSIALAQPSWPTRSPTIIVPFAAGGGVDVATRTIAERAGDVLGKRLVIENRGGGSTIPATQAVTRAQPDGYTILAVPTTTVINPAFRSDVPYDWRTELAPVGLIARLPFVVVTRPASPVQTMAELAEATRKSGTPLTFGSGGTGTVAHLAGELFGLRTGIDTQHIPYRGEAPALTDTIGGSLNVMFCTLASAAGQIASGTLKALAVTTAQRVPTLPDVPTVAEQGFPGYDVSAWVALAVPRDTPAPVTEALNRAFNTTVKDQAVINRLGTLGAVPAGGSPAALSQFMDSEAQLWAKVITDAKVRME from the coding sequence GTGAACCCTGCCGTCAAAATGTATCATGCTGTCAGCCGACGTGACCTGCTGCGCGGGATGTCCGCCGCTGGAGGTTTGGCACTGCTGCCTAGTATCGCGCTTGCTCAGCCCAGCTGGCCCACCCGCTCCCCCACCATCATCGTACCCTTCGCCGCCGGTGGCGGTGTAGACGTGGCCACCCGCACCATCGCGGAGCGGGCTGGAGACGTTCTGGGCAAGCGCCTAGTGATTGAGAACCGTGGCGGCGGCAGCACCATCCCGGCGACGCAGGCCGTTACCCGGGCGCAACCCGACGGCTACACCATTCTGGCGGTGCCGACGACCACGGTGATCAATCCTGCCTTCCGCTCCGACGTCCCCTACGACTGGAGAACCGAGCTGGCGCCGGTCGGACTGATCGCACGGTTGCCCTTCGTGGTCGTCACGCGCCCGGCCTCCCCGGTGCAGACCATGGCTGAGCTGGCAGAGGCCACCCGCAAGTCCGGCACGCCGCTGACCTTCGGATCTGGCGGCACCGGCACGGTCGCGCATCTGGCAGGCGAATTGTTTGGTTTGCGCACTGGTATCGATACGCAGCACATCCCCTACCGTGGTGAGGCCCCGGCGCTGACCGACACCATCGGTGGCAGCCTCAACGTCATGTTTTGCACGCTGGCCTCAGCAGCCGGGCAGATCGCCAGTGGAACGTTGAAGGCCCTTGCCGTTACCACCGCGCAGCGCGTACCGACCTTACCAGATGTGCCCACCGTGGCTGAGCAAGGCTTCCCCGGTTATGATGTTTCCGCGTGGGTGGCCTTGGCAGTGCCCCGCGACACCCCCGCTCCGGTGACCGAGGCCCTGAATCGAGCTTTTAACACGACGGTAAAGGATCAGGCCGTGATCAACCGTCTCGGCACCTTGGGCGCCGTGCCTGCGGGTGGCAGCCCTGCAGCGCTAAGCCAGTTCATGGACAGCGAGGCACAGCTTTGGGCCAAGGTAATTACAGACGCCAAGGTGCGGATGGAATGA
- a CDS encoding LysR family transcriptional regulator produces MLTLRQIEVFRAVLRAGTLVGAARELGIAQPTVTRIVARVEDIMGLPLFDRSAGRLHPTSEARRMLGEIDRAYEALRAAVGRAADAARLGKRHFHVGASPSIGRTLVPGALAALAKRHPDLSLQLDVLSVSQVAAFLTEGPGEVAVTLFPMARAGLRSARVGSGAPVALVPRDWPLASQAIVHPEDLRNLPLAVFEDWSVHGQVLNAFLAQADVTPGRAHHVRFAESAAALAEVGLAVAVIDPFSAMSVRRDRLAILPIAGDRVFDVYVHRVVDRVQGVFLKTFETLISQGIASLSPA; encoded by the coding sequence ATGCTGACTCTTCGGCAGATTGAAGTTTTTCGCGCCGTGCTGCGTGCGGGTACATTGGTTGGTGCAGCGCGTGAGTTGGGAATTGCACAGCCCACCGTCACCCGTATCGTGGCCCGGGTGGAGGACATCATGGGGCTACCACTTTTTGACCGGTCTGCTGGTCGGCTGCATCCTACGTCCGAGGCCCGGCGGATGCTGGGCGAGATCGATCGTGCTTACGAGGCTCTGCGTGCTGCCGTCGGTCGCGCAGCGGACGCCGCACGCCTGGGCAAACGTCATTTCCATGTCGGGGCCTCGCCCAGTATCGGCCGCACGTTGGTGCCCGGAGCTTTGGCCGCACTAGCAAAGCGTCACCCGGATTTATCGCTACAACTCGACGTGCTTTCGGTCAGTCAGGTGGCTGCCTTCCTGACGGAAGGGCCAGGTGAGGTAGCTGTCACGCTGTTCCCCATGGCCCGGGCAGGTTTGCGCAGTGCACGCGTGGGCAGCGGCGCGCCTGTGGCTCTCGTGCCGCGGGATTGGCCGCTCGCCAGTCAGGCGATTGTGCACCCAGAGGACTTGCGCAATCTGCCGCTGGCAGTGTTCGAGGACTGGTCCGTCCATGGGCAGGTTCTCAACGCCTTTCTGGCGCAGGCAGACGTCACGCCCGGACGGGCGCACCACGTTCGCTTCGCAGAATCCGCTGCAGCGCTAGCCGAAGTCGGTCTGGCGGTGGCCGTGATCGACCCATTCAGTGCCATGTCGGTACGGCGGGACCGGCTTGCCATTTTGCCGATCGCTGGAGATCGCGTGTTCGATGTCTATGTCCACCGGGTGGTGGATCGCGTGCAGGGCGTCTTCTTGAAGACTTTCGAAACATTGATATCGCAGGGAATCGCCTCGCTTTCCCCTGCTTAA